The following proteins are encoded in a genomic region of Desulfurococcaceae archaeon:
- a CDS encoding QueT transporter family protein — MTSGRVGPALWTVSIIVAILFVAFFIYIGVDILAKGVDKPSDWLITQPFVMLGRDFWFGVGLVLWLAGTVLFFMELLGWTVKGGRLVKQIIRWDAVDISITALCAAVYGGALAATGGIPIIPGFTWIRPANALAPLFGILFGIPGALGTSIGNFIADALAGYLSVGSIGGFVGNFVIAYVPYKLMKDHTFRTPRSIVEFYVWCVLVSSVWCSIYISWWLDALEPVIGLPRSMVWGWFAPWVIFNNAFITAIVTPILGFILYPPIKARGLYWADRVEFKA, encoded by the coding sequence GTGACGTCTGGAAGGGTAGGACCTGCACTTTGGACGGTCTCAATCATAGTGGCAATACTGTTCGTTGCGTTTTTCATATATATAGGAGTAGACATTCTAGCTAAGGGCGTTGATAAGCCATCCGACTGGCTAATTACACAGCCCTTCGTGATGCTTGGCAGGGACTTCTGGTTTGGTGTGGGTTTGGTGCTCTGGCTTGCGGGGACCGTGTTGTTCTTCATGGAGCTACTGGGCTGGACGGTTAAGGGTGGAAGGCTCGTCAAGCAGATAATAAGGTGGGATGCAGTGGACATCTCAATAACGGCGCTCTGCGCAGCCGTCTACGGAGGTGCTCTAGCGGCAACTGGTGGTATACCGATAATACCAGGCTTCACGTGGATCAGGCCGGCAAACGCTCTAGCACCGCTTTTCGGCATACTCTTCGGCATACCGGGAGCACTCGGCACCTCTATAGGAAACTTCATAGCAGACGCTTTGGCGGGCTATCTAAGTGTAGGCAGTATCGGGGGCTTCGTGGGCAACTTCGTAATAGCGTACGTGCCCTACAAGCTAATGAAAGACCACACGTTCAGAACGCCGAGAAGCATTGTAGAGTTCTACGTGTGGTGCGTCTTGGTATCAAGCGTGTGGTGCTCAATATACATATCATGGTGGCTGGACGCTTTAGAGCCTGTAATAGGGTTACCGAGAAGCATGGTATGGGGTTGGTTTGCACCGTGGGTAATATTTAACAATGCATTCATAACGGCGATCGTAACGCCCATACTAGGCTTCATACTCTACCCGCCAATAAAAGCACGGGGACTTTACTGGGCCGATAGAGTAGAGTTTAAGGCCTAG
- a CDS encoding energy-coupling factor transporter transmembrane component T codes for MAFTGLYLPRNSIIHKLDARVKLVWFILAFAASIASQWDGSVSVFVYASLIVGLTLAKISIKRAALIVAYSIVFFVVTVLVWASMYQGVGTYLWTFPLANIRITDVGLLVGLGKFFLIVNPITAFLLLVTTTKMYDLVQVFTRMGVPYKVGYMFMLAFGLLPYTLMEFKNVIDVQRARGIPVDSKNPVKRIIYTVPVFVPVIIRMLSYAWDLSVVLNVRGFGASKNRTFYFSLKWSSRDTVAVVVLVVLYVLLIALKLTGFSTYYYVVKALGE; via the coding sequence GTGGCCTTCACGGGGCTTTACCTACCTAGGAATAGCATCATACACAAACTAGACGCGCGGGTCAAGCTAGTTTGGTTTATACTGGCATTTGCCGCATCCATAGCATCTCAGTGGGACGGCTCGGTCTCAGTATTCGTCTACGCATCACTGATCGTGGGCCTGACGCTGGCCAAGATCTCCATTAAGAGGGCGGCGCTGATCGTGGCATACAGTATAGTGTTCTTCGTAGTAACGGTACTGGTATGGGCGTCGATGTACCAGGGTGTTGGTACATACCTATGGACATTTCCACTAGCGAACATAAGGATAACGGACGTAGGGCTATTAGTGGGGTTGGGCAAATTCTTTCTCATAGTAAACCCGATCACGGCCTTCCTGCTACTAGTAACGACCACTAAAATGTATGACTTAGTCCAGGTGTTTACTAGGATGGGCGTTCCTTACAAAGTCGGTTACATGTTCATGCTGGCCTTTGGACTGTTACCGTACACGCTAATGGAGTTTAAGAACGTGATAGACGTGCAGAGGGCCCGTGGAATACCGGTGGACTCGAAGAACCCGGTTAAAAGGATCATTTACACGGTCCCCGTGTTCGTCCCCGTGATCATCAGGATGCTCAGTTATGCCTGGGACTTAAGCGTGGTGCTGAATGTAAGGGGTTTTGGTGCCAGTAAGAACAGGACATTCTACTTCTCCCTTAAGTGGAGTAGCCGTGACACCGTTGCAGTGGTGGTGCTGGTAGTTCTTTATGTACTGCTTATAGCCTTAAAGCTCACGGGCTTCTCTACGTACTACTACGTCGTCAAGGCGCTCGGTGAGTAG
- the pdxS gene encoding pyridoxal 5'-phosphate synthase lyase subunit PdxS translates to MKLVDSYMYLDKLRDIIYSLLELRDRAKESGSELIPIREATPLVRYGFISMFKGGVIMDVTNEEQARIAEEAGAVGVMILDKLPYDVRMAGGVARTADLNVIVSVMNAITIPVSAKCRIGHREEARLLEEVGVDLIDESEVLTPVDEKNHINKWDFKTPFVNGARNLPEALRRIYEGASMIRTKGEPGTGNVAEAVRHMKLVNRDIATLRGYYLSGDYEAIWLYSKENKVPYELALLTARLGRMPVVNFAAGGIATPADAALMMWLGSDGVFVGSGIFKSQDPGNRARAIVLATSFYDDPETVVEAQKMVSERYAMMGIDVRTLKPEQLMQVRGE, encoded by the coding sequence TTGAAGCTAGTGGACTCGTACATGTACCTCGATAAGCTCAGGGATATCATATATTCTCTGCTAGAGCTGAGAGACAGGGCCAAGGAATCCGGGTCAGAGCTCATTCCAATACGCGAGGCAACGCCGCTCGTCCGCTACGGCTTCATATCTATGTTTAAAGGAGGCGTTATAATGGACGTTACGAACGAAGAGCAGGCAAGAATCGCAGAAGAAGCGGGAGCGGTCGGAGTAATGATCCTCGACAAGCTACCCTATGACGTGAGAATGGCGGGTGGCGTGGCGAGAACGGCCGATTTAAACGTAATAGTGAGCGTTATGAACGCGATCACCATACCAGTGTCCGCTAAGTGCCGTATAGGGCATAGAGAAGAAGCGAGGTTGCTGGAGGAGGTAGGCGTAGATCTCATTGATGAAAGCGAGGTCTTAACGCCAGTTGACGAGAAAAATCACATCAACAAGTGGGACTTCAAGACGCCGTTTGTTAACGGTGCCAGAAACCTTCCTGAGGCTTTGAGGAGGATATATGAGGGAGCGTCGATGATCAGGACCAAGGGTGAGCCCGGTACGGGCAACGTCGCGGAAGCTGTCAGGCACATGAAGCTCGTAAACAGGGACATCGCAACCCTGAGAGGGTACTATCTGAGCGGAGACTACGAAGCCATATGGCTTTACTCCAAGGAGAACAAGGTACCGTACGAGCTAGCGCTACTGACCGCCAGGCTCGGCCGCATGCCGGTTGTCAACTTCGCCGCAGGAGGTATTGCAACGCCGGCTGACGCGGCTTTAATGATGTGGCTGGGATCGGATGGAGTCTTCGTGGGCTCAGGCATATTCAAGAGCCAAGATCCAGGAAACAGGGCTAGGGCAATAGTGCTGGCGACGTCGTTTTACGATGACCCGGAAACAGTCGTAGAAGCCCAGAAAATGGTCTCGGAGAGGTATGCGATGATGGGCATTGATGTTAGAACGCTTAAACCAGAGCAGTTAATGCAAGTTAGAGGAGAGTAG
- a CDS encoding DUF1464 family protein yields the protein MVRIVGIDPGTKTFDVVALEDNAIKVERSFDTPLIASNPQVLVEAVDALNPDYVVAPSGYGVPVTFGDNVLDARRFAVEVLLLSTEEDISAGVRSGEVGIWVYDALAKVVSHLVSRYGGKTLFLPAVIHLPTIPRYRKINKIDMGTVDKLASTFLAVYEVSEKYGYDTNRVNIVVAELGYGYTATIAVKNGVIVDGVGGTYASTGMLTPGAVDFEVVVGAKTWKRWDVFHGGVLYGTELRELDEIIRRFENGEEPYASMFKAFIEGVVKDINRMIVSTPGADMAVLTGRHGKNAKIAKYIGDLLKDVEVVTLRGLKGASKAKEAAQGYAAIGEGIVGTWFKDLVKYMGVESSCGASVDYVIHPRAREFVARVRKAYIETVRRPKLCNEA from the coding sequence ATGGTCCGAATAGTCGGCATCGACCCCGGCACAAAAACGTTTGACGTCGTCGCCCTCGAAGATAACGCCATTAAAGTCGAACGAAGCTTTGACACTCCGCTAATAGCCTCTAACCCTCAGGTACTCGTCGAGGCCGTAGACGCATTAAACCCAGACTACGTCGTAGCTCCGTCCGGTTATGGCGTACCCGTAACCTTTGGCGATAACGTTCTCGATGCTAGAAGGTTTGCAGTAGAGGTTTTACTCCTCAGCACCGAAGAAGACATCAGCGCTGGGGTTAGGAGCGGCGAGGTGGGTATATGGGTTTACGACGCCCTCGCAAAGGTGGTATCTCACCTAGTTAGTAGGTATGGTGGAAAAACCTTGTTCCTACCGGCCGTAATACACCTGCCCACTATACCCCGATACAGAAAAATCAACAAGATCGATATGGGGACCGTTGATAAGCTGGCATCCACGTTCCTCGCCGTTTACGAGGTGAGCGAGAAGTACGGGTATGACACGAACAGAGTAAATATCGTTGTCGCGGAGCTCGGTTACGGCTACACTGCAACCATAGCCGTTAAGAACGGTGTTATAGTTGACGGCGTGGGCGGCACGTACGCGTCCACAGGAATGCTTACACCTGGGGCAGTAGACTTCGAAGTCGTAGTAGGCGCTAAAACGTGGAAAAGGTGGGATGTTTTTCACGGAGGCGTACTCTACGGCACTGAGCTACGGGAGCTTGACGAGATCATAAGACGCTTCGAGAACGGTGAAGAACCCTACGCAAGCATGTTCAAGGCTTTCATTGAGGGGGTGGTAAAAGACATTAATAGGATGATCGTGTCCACGCCGGGAGCGGACATGGCCGTCTTGACGGGTAGGCACGGTAAGAACGCCAAGATCGCTAAGTACATCGGCGATCTGCTCAAGGACGTGGAGGTGGTGACGTTGAGGGGGCTTAAAGGGGCTTCTAAAGCCAAAGAAGCCGCTCAGGGGTACGCAGCGATCGGTGAAGGCATCGTAGGCACGTGGTTTAAAGACCTGGTCAAGTATATGGGTGTAGAGAGCTCGTGCGGGGCATCGGTAGACTACGTTATTCACCCAAGGGCTCGGGAATTTGTTGCAAGAGTTAGAAAGGCGTACATAGAGACTGTTCGTAGGCCAAAACTATGTAATGAAGCGTAG
- the pdxT gene encoding pyridoxal 5'-phosphate synthase glutaminase subunit PdxT, which yields MITIGVLALQGDFLEHLEILREIGVNAKPVKKSEDLSGIDALVIPGGESTTIGTLMKVRNLIEPVIKLAESGVPILGTCAGAVLMAKKVVDRVVGETGQVTLGLMDISVVRNVFGRQKNSFITDVEVEGMGIVKAAFIRAPGIIDAWGSARIIGYVDHPAVGRIGAAALQGNLVAVTFHPEITGDKKVYQYLISKIVK from the coding sequence GTGATCACTATAGGCGTGCTAGCTTTACAGGGAGACTTCTTAGAGCACCTAGAGATACTAAGAGAAATTGGGGTAAATGCCAAGCCCGTCAAGAAATCCGAAGACCTAAGCGGCATCGACGCTCTGGTAATACCGGGAGGAGAGTCTACCACGATCGGCACACTCATGAAGGTCAGAAACCTCATTGAACCCGTAATAAAACTAGCTGAAAGCGGCGTACCAATACTCGGCACTTGCGCCGGTGCTGTGCTAATGGCCAAGAAGGTCGTTGACAGGGTTGTAGGTGAAACGGGGCAGGTAACGCTGGGCTTAATGGATATTAGCGTGGTAAGAAACGTGTTTGGAAGGCAGAAGAACTCGTTTATAACCGACGTAGAAGTAGAAGGAATGGGCATCGTGAAAGCCGCTTTCATACGCGCACCTGGAATAATCGATGCCTGGGGGTCAGCGAGAATAATAGGATACGTAGACCACCCGGCAGTGGGCAGGATTGGTGCAGCCGCTCTGCAGGGTAACCTAGTAGCTGTGACCTTCCACCCAGAGATAACTGGCGATAAGAAAGTATACCAGTACTTGATCTCGAAGATAGTGAAGTAA
- a CDS encoding pyridoxal-5'-phosphate-dependent protein subunit beta, translating into MSCVSWFLKCLRCGLELPVPVLDACPRCGGVLVVEYTNPVFRVNRGEHGIWRYASLLPGFTNRISLGEGLTPIGKVNGVIVKNEKFNPTGSYADRASAVIASYVKNSGATRVSLDYFPDFTRSTLHYLRDVDVEVVAKSIFEVEPEDMVFFASRKVEIMKSPSAGYLRVGYVNPFTVEGLKTIVFELYERGVQADYVVVPAKTGLLALSLYKGLKDLNEAGIEYGCDIVAATVKGLGVQLVRGVSGIRVVEIPDQEVYESFKQLVARGFKIKLLAALSYHVARVLGNAVAVMTMGFKPPGKGERSAVKQAVLEVLARRQPLTAYEIWRERPIYTLRAVYKAVKDMELRGEVCYEVVSKGKRKVKLYSICR; encoded by the coding sequence ATGAGTTGCGTTAGCTGGTTTTTGAAATGCCTACGTTGTGGACTGGAGTTACCGGTGCCCGTTCTCGACGCCTGTCCTCGTTGTGGAGGAGTGCTAGTAGTAGAGTATACAAACCCCGTATTTAGGGTTAACCGCGGAGAGCACGGTATATGGAGGTACGCCTCACTGCTTCCAGGGTTTACTAACAGGATATCGCTCGGAGAGGGTTTAACGCCTATAGGTAAAGTTAACGGTGTGATAGTTAAGAATGAGAAGTTCAATCCTACGGGGTCTTACGCGGATAGGGCTTCCGCGGTCATAGCTTCATACGTGAAGAACTCGGGGGCTACGCGCGTATCGCTCGATTACTTCCCTGATTTCACGAGGTCGACGCTACACTACCTCCGAGACGTGGACGTAGAAGTGGTGGCGAAAAGCATCTTCGAAGTGGAACCGGAAGACATGGTGTTCTTCGCTTCGAGAAAGGTGGAGATCATGAAGTCCCCGAGTGCTGGGTACTTGAGGGTTGGCTACGTCAACCCATTTACGGTAGAGGGCTTGAAGACAATAGTGTTCGAACTGTACGAGAGAGGCGTTCAAGCCGACTACGTGGTGGTACCGGCCAAGACAGGCCTGCTTGCCCTGTCCCTCTACAAGGGGTTAAAAGACCTGAACGAAGCGGGCATAGAATACGGTTGCGACATTGTGGCGGCCACTGTGAAGGGTTTAGGCGTTCAGCTAGTGCGCGGAGTTAGCGGTATAAGGGTTGTCGAGATACCCGATCAGGAGGTCTACGAATCCTTTAAGCAGCTAGTAGCTAGAGGCTTCAAGATAAAGTTACTGGCTGCACTGAGCTACCACGTTGCGAGAGTGCTCGGTAACGCGGTCGCGGTTATGACCATGGGGTTTAAGCCTCCGGGGAAAGGCGAGAGAAGCGCCGTCAAGCAGGCAGTACTGGAAGTGCTAGCCAGAAGACAGCCGTTGACCGCCTACGAGATCTGGAGGGAAAGGCCCATCTACACTCTAAGGGCTGTATACAAGGCCGTAAAAGACATGGAGTTGAGAGGTGAAGTATGCTACGAAGTCGTGAGTAAGGGGAAGCGCAAAGTCAAGCTCTACAGCATTTGCCGGTAA
- a CDS encoding chromate transporter, with product MVSYLELFLEFLKIGFIMFGGGYGGIGVYYRVLVEDKKWIGEEEFLSIIGIAESTPGPIAINTATWVGYVLKGVPGSIVATLGVVLPCYVVILGTVMFLRPYMEHWVAKAVFRGINAAVLAIILYALIRLASSTLIKSGSLDWVSILILIILAILMLTLRLHPVVVIASAALISLLVKLLGF from the coding sequence ATGGTTTCGTACCTGGAGCTGTTCTTAGAGTTTTTGAAAATAGGGTTCATAATGTTCGGGGGCGGCTATGGAGGAATCGGAGTATACTACAGGGTCCTAGTGGAGGACAAGAAATGGATAGGTGAAGAAGAGTTCCTAAGCATAATAGGAATAGCCGAGAGCACTCCCGGTCCAATAGCCATAAATACAGCTACATGGGTTGGCTACGTATTAAAAGGGGTGCCCGGTTCCATTGTAGCAACACTTGGAGTCGTCCTACCATGTTATGTCGTGATACTAGGTACTGTTATGTTCCTGAGGCCCTACATGGAACATTGGGTGGCTAAAGCCGTTTTCCGAGGCATAAATGCAGCTGTTTTAGCAATTATTCTGTATGCTTTGATCAGGCTGGCTAGTAGCACGTTAATAAAGAGTGGATCGTTAGACTGGGTATCAATACTGATACTCATTATACTTGCCATATTGATGTTAACGTTGAGACTGCACCCAGTTGTGGTAATTGCATCGGCTGCCTTGATTAGTCTCCTGGTAAAACTACTTGGATTTTAA
- a CDS encoding amidohydrolase family protein, giving the protein MSTTCIKGLVLTMDEKGTVLPRGLVVFDGVDGVITAVDKEENLGKHKCDVLEGGENHVVMPGLINTHTHTPMIVFQGLFSGLTGFNWLKRVWFLEGLLKPSDIYLSAKMAMVLMLENGITTFSDHYFYEEEVVKAVEEVGMRAVLAKSIVEYSEHAPKHSVKDSVDFALKYANAAGGRVSTMIGIHSLYSCSIETVREAVEASLSTNIKIHMHFSESLHEVEHVKEKYGTTPAELAEKVGLMEARPLLAHATYLTDRDLEILGRYKPGVAYSPFTIMSWGQGVARVHELLEKGVHVSLATDGPLTSGDLCLFKEMKFTIAVQSSVYRYPGRIAPRNVLEMATRIAALNLGLENKVGSLEPGKRADILVLKPRLSRSIGLHEDPYHTVVYNLGCESVSMVYVNGKKLVDRGNVVGISVERLYKRVLDIRERIMNEAGSGMEGFSRH; this is encoded by the coding sequence GTGTCAACTACTTGCATTAAAGGCTTAGTGCTCACGATGGACGAGAAGGGCACTGTGCTACCAAGAGGCCTGGTTGTGTTTGATGGCGTGGACGGCGTGATCACGGCCGTCGACAAGGAGGAGAACCTGGGGAAGCATAAGTGCGATGTTTTAGAAGGAGGGGAGAACCACGTCGTCATGCCGGGTTTAATTAACACGCACACTCACACCCCCATGATCGTCTTCCAGGGCCTCTTTTCAGGGTTAACGGGCTTCAACTGGCTGAAGAGGGTGTGGTTTCTGGAGGGATTACTGAAGCCGAGCGACATCTACCTCTCCGCGAAGATGGCAATGGTGCTGATGCTGGAAAACGGGATAACCACGTTTTCTGATCACTATTTCTACGAAGAAGAGGTTGTAAAGGCCGTGGAAGAGGTGGGTATGAGGGCCGTGCTCGCGAAGAGCATTGTAGAGTACAGCGAGCATGCTCCCAAGCACAGCGTCAAGGACTCGGTTGACTTCGCGTTGAAATACGCCAACGCAGCCGGCGGGAGGGTGAGCACGATGATCGGCATACACTCACTTTACTCTTGTAGTATCGAGACAGTGCGCGAAGCCGTAGAAGCCTCGCTTAGTACCAATATAAAGATACACATGCACTTCTCCGAGTCCCTACACGAGGTGGAGCACGTCAAGGAGAAGTACGGCACTACGCCGGCAGAGCTGGCAGAGAAAGTTGGATTAATGGAGGCGAGGCCATTATTGGCTCACGCGACGTACCTGACCGATAGGGATCTAGAAATACTCGGCAGGTATAAACCCGGCGTAGCGTACTCGCCATTTACAATAATGAGCTGGGGCCAAGGCGTCGCGAGAGTACATGAGCTACTGGAGAAGGGCGTGCACGTATCGCTTGCCACGGATGGCCCCCTTACGAGTGGTGACCTCTGCCTATTCAAAGAAATGAAGTTTACAATAGCAGTGCAATCTAGTGTCTACAGGTATCCGGGTAGAATTGCTCCGAGGAACGTGTTGGAGATGGCTACGAGGATTGCTGCCTTAAACCTCGGGCTGGAGAACAAGGTGGGATCCCTGGAACCGGGTAAGAGGGCTGATATACTGGTCTTGAAGCCAAGGCTAAGTAGATCTATTGGGCTGCACGAGGACCCCTACCACACTGTTGTGTACAATTTAGGTTGCGAAAGCGTCTCTATGGTTTACGTAAACGGTAAAAAGCTGGTTGATAGAGGCAACGTCGTGGGAATTAGCGTCGAAAGGCTCTATAAACGCGTACTCGATATTAGAGAGCGAATTATGAACGAGGCTGGAAGTGGAATGGAGGGTTTTAGCCGCCACTAG
- a CDS encoding energy-coupling factor transporter ATPase, with product MFGVVDAIRVENLWFKYIGSDEWVLKDISFGVREGETVVIMGPSGCGKSTLLYVLVGMIPHIIRGEIRGHVSLMGLDVLRSRPEELTRLVGLVFQNPEIQVIMPSIVEEIAFGLENLNLSTSEIDKRIREILELTGLVHKMHESPYSLSLGEKQVLAIASVLALKPRILVLDEPTSMLDHPGTRRILELIEKIKRETSMTLVVVEHRIEWVAEHADRILIMEDGKIACEGAPSEIFSDKDLVVKTGVRPPQVSEIFYRILDSKPGSFPKIPVALREAVESLKANPKLKSAHTVVAPTTLKEGSVEDFAKGRVVIEVRDLWFRYGRGLPWILRGVNLEVREGEFLAIIGHSGAGKTTLVKHFNGLLKPVNGYVKILGYDTRKTSVSTLARIVGMVFQNPEAQFFASTIYDEMSFALRKIGLSKEEVEGRIKEALEAVDLQKPLQMSPHLLSFGEKHRLAIASILALRPKVIVLDEPFSGLDYKRSLQLLLVLKKFTKLGGTVVLVAHDLQLIGEVADRVVVLSGGKIAREGTTREVLSDVEWLAEHGFIPLQSTLLARELGIVGAVKTGEVAEAIVQLLNPQFPA from the coding sequence GTGTTCGGCGTGGTGGACGCTATTAGGGTTGAAAACCTCTGGTTTAAGTATATTGGGTCGGATGAGTGGGTTTTGAAGGACATTTCCTTCGGGGTTCGTGAGGGAGAAACGGTAGTGATTATGGGGCCCTCGGGATGCGGCAAGTCAACGCTGCTTTACGTGCTCGTTGGCATGATACCGCACATCATCAGGGGCGAGATCAGGGGTCACGTCAGCTTGATGGGGCTCGACGTCTTAAGGTCAAGGCCCGAAGAGCTCACCCGGCTGGTAGGTCTTGTCTTCCAGAACCCGGAGATACAGGTAATAATGCCGAGCATAGTGGAGGAGATCGCGTTCGGTCTTGAAAACCTGAATTTGAGTACCAGTGAGATCGATAAGAGGATCAGGGAAATCTTAGAATTAACGGGCCTAGTTCACAAGATGCACGAATCACCCTATTCATTATCCCTCGGAGAAAAGCAGGTTCTGGCTATAGCTTCTGTGCTCGCTCTCAAACCTAGAATACTCGTACTAGACGAGCCCACGTCGATGCTGGATCATCCCGGCACACGGCGAATACTCGAGTTAATTGAGAAGATTAAAAGAGAAACCAGTATGACGCTAGTAGTCGTGGAGCACAGAATCGAGTGGGTTGCCGAACACGCCGATAGGATCCTCATAATGGAGGATGGAAAAATAGCGTGTGAGGGGGCGCCCAGTGAGATATTCAGTGACAAAGACCTAGTAGTAAAGACCGGTGTTAGGCCACCTCAAGTTAGTGAGATATTCTACAGGATCTTGGACTCTAAGCCGGGCTCGTTCCCCAAGATACCCGTAGCGCTTAGGGAAGCCGTGGAGTCCCTAAAAGCAAATCCCAAATTAAAGTCAGCCCACACCGTAGTAGCGCCTACCACGCTGAAGGAAGGAAGTGTTGAGGATTTCGCGAAGGGTAGAGTTGTAATAGAGGTTAGGGACTTATGGTTTAGGTATGGTAGAGGCCTTCCCTGGATTCTACGAGGCGTAAATCTAGAAGTACGTGAAGGGGAGTTCCTAGCAATTATTGGGCACAGCGGTGCTGGTAAGACAACGCTTGTAAAGCACTTTAACGGACTCTTGAAGCCTGTTAACGGCTACGTTAAGATACTCGGCTACGATACGCGTAAAACATCCGTCTCCACGCTCGCTAGAATTGTGGGAATGGTGTTCCAGAACCCCGAAGCCCAGTTCTTCGCTAGTACCATATATGACGAAATGAGCTTTGCGCTTAGAAAAATAGGTTTAAGTAAGGAAGAAGTTGAGGGAAGAATAAAAGAAGCCCTTGAAGCGGTTGACCTGCAAAAACCACTGCAGATGTCACCGCACCTGTTAAGCTTCGGCGAGAAGCATAGGCTCGCCATAGCCAGTATCTTGGCGCTAAGGCCTAAGGTGATAGTTCTAGACGAGCCTTTCTCAGGGCTAGACTACAAGCGTAGCTTACAGTTACTGTTGGTTTTGAAGAAGTTCACCAAGCTTGGAGGAACAGTAGTGCTCGTCGCGCACGACTTGCAGCTGATAGGCGAAGTGGCTGACAGGGTGGTTGTGCTGTCCGGCGGTAAAATAGCTCGTGAAGGAACCACCCGAGAGGTGCTGAGCGACGTGGAGTGGCTTGCTGAGCACGGGTTTATACCGTTACAGTCAACGTTACTGGCTAGGGAACTCGGAATAGTGGGCGCCGTTAAGACGGGAGAAGTGGCGGAGGCTATAGTGCAACTCTTAAATCCCCAATTCCCGGCGTGA